The genomic window ACTAACGCCACCTGAAGCAATAATTTGTGCGCTCTTCCCAGCTATATTCGCCAGTTTTTCGCAAGCGGCAATGTTCGGTCCTTCTAGCATACCGTCCTTTGAAATGTCTGTATAAATAATCGTTTTCACGCCTGAATCAAGTAGAATTCTTGCTAACTCTTCAGCTTGAACGTTTGATGTTTCAATCCAGCCCTCTGTCGCCACTAACCCATCACGTGCATCTAAGCCAATGACGATTGACTCGCCATATTTTTTTACCATCTCTTTTGTAAAAGCCAAATTATTAACCGCCACGCTACCTAAAATCACTCGTTTTACACCAAGATTTAAATAGTAATCAATATCTTCCTCTGTTCGAATGCCACCACCAACTTGTACAGGAATAGTCAGCTGCGACGCCATTTCCGCTATAAGCGGATTGTTAACAGGCTTTTTCTCTTTTGCTCCATCTAAATCAACAATGTGAACCCATTTGGCACCAGCGTCTTGAAACGATTGAGCTGTTTGTAGCGGTGAGTGGCTATACACCGTGTTTTTTTCATAATCACCTTGCTCTAAGCGAACACACTGTCCATTTAAAATATCGATTGCTGGATAAATCGTCATTCCCATTCAGTCCACTCCCTTTTCTGCCAGTTCCCCAAATCGTTTTAGTAATGCCGTACCAACTTGTCCACTTTTTTCGGGATGAAATTGCATTCCGAAAACGAGGTCTTTCTCTACAATTGCAGGCACATCGCACCCGTAATCTGCTTTTGCTGCCATGAGCTCATCAGGCGCTTCTACCACATATGAATGAACGAAATAAACATAGCCCTCTTCAATGCCTCCTGTGCTTGTTTTTTCATTTAAAAAAGCGAGACGGTTCCACCCCATATGAGGAATTTTTAAAGATGAATGAGCATGGTGTTGTTTTTCAGAAAAATGGATCACATTTCCATTTAAGTAAGCGAGACCTGCTGTTTCTCCATATTCTGTGCTTTTTTCAAATAAGAGCTGCATCCCTAAACAAATACCCAATAGTGGTTTTTGTTGATAAACATGCTGGTCGAGAAACGTGCGTAAACCGGTTGTGTCCAAGTTTTTCATAGCATCAGGAAAGGCACCAACTCCTGGCAAGATAAAAGCATCGCATTCCATTAATTCATCTGGATTACCGCTAATAAGATATGGAAATTGAAGTCGTTCTAATGCTTTTGATACAGAATGAAGGTTGCCCATACCATAATCAATAATGCCAATCATTAGAGCATCCCCTTCGTCGATAAAAGCCCTCTCTGATTTGGATCAATGCTTGCCGCTTCACGGAGGGCTCTCGCACACGCTTTAAAGATGGCTTCAATAATATGGTGGGTATTGTGTCCATAATGAACGATAATGTGTACATTCATTCTTGCTTCTAACGCCAGCTTCCAAAAAAATTCTCGTACTAGCTCTGTATCAAACGTTCCAACTGTTTCACTCGGAAGGTCCACACGATATTCTAAATGAGGGCGATTGCTTAAATCAACTACGACTTGAGCAAGTGCATCATCCATTGGAACAGTTGCTGATCCGTAGCGTCGAATTCCCTCTTTTGAACCGAGTGCATCTTTAAACGCTTCTCCTAAACAGATAGCTATATCTTCGGTTGTATGATGCGCATCTACTTCTATATCCCCCTCAGCTTGGACGTTTAAGTCAAATTGTCCGTGCTTTGCAAATAAATGCAGCATGTGTTCAAGAAACGGAACACCTGTATTTAACTCGATCTGTCCTTCACCATCTAATTGTACGGTTAATTGTATATCTGTTTCACCTGTTTTTCGCTGAATAGATGCTTCTCGACTCATTTCGTCTCCCCCTTTAATCGAACTTCTATCGCTCTTGCATGCGCCTCTAGCCCTTCCATTCGAGCCAACGTCATGATCGCCTGAGCATCCCCTTCAAACGCTGCTTTACTGTATGAAATGACGCTTGTTTTTTTTATAAAATCATCTACGGATAATGGACTTGAAAATCTAGCTGTCCCATTGGTGGGCAAGACGTGGCTTGGCCCTGCCATATAATCCCCAACAACCTCGGCACTATAGGGACCAATAAAAATAGCACCTGCATGCTTTATTTTCCCTAGCATTTCCATCGGGGCGTCTGTCATAATTTCAACGTGTTCACATGCCAAGTCGTTGACTACACCAATGGTCTGTTCAACGGAAGAACAGATGTAAATTTGACCATAGTCCGAAATCGCTTGCCTCGCAATCTCAGAATTCGGGAGTACATTTAGCTGGTTTGCTACTTCTTCCTTAACAGCTTCAGCTAATGAATGTGATGTTGTGACAAGGATCGCTGATGCCATTTCATCGTGTTCAGCTTGGGACAGTAAGTCGGCTGCAATGTATGATGGGTTTGCACCTTCATCAGCTAAGACACAAATTTCACTAGGACCAGCAATCATATCAATATCAACTTCTCCAAAAACTGCTCGCTTTGCTAACGCCACATACTGGTTTCCAGGTCCTGTAATCTTGTCGACTTTGGCAATTGATTCTGTACCATAAGCAAAAGCAGCAATTGCTTGAGCACCACCAACTTTATAGATGGATTGGATACCTAATTCATTTGCAGCAACGAGAACACCTGCGGGAAGATGGCCGAATTGATCTGGTGGGGATGCGACCGCTATCTGTTCAACGCCCGCTACAAGTGCAGGGACTGCATTCATAATGACAGAAGAAGGATACGCAGCTTTACCACCTGGAACATAAAGCCCTACTGCGTCCAGTGGCGTTACCTTTTGACCTAGCAAGGTCCCATCATCTTTTGTTTGCATCCAAGATGTGTTAATTTGCTCTTCATGATAAGTTGTAACGTTTTTAATCGCCTGTTTAATCGCATCGAGCTCTTCATTACGAATTGTTCTATAGGCAGTTTCAATCTCTTCTTTTGTAACGAGGAACGAGGAAACCGTAGCCCCGTCAAATTGCTTCGTTAATTCAACTAACGCTTTGTCTCCGCCTACTTTTACTTGTTCAATAATATCCGCAACGCTTTGAACGACCCGTTCATTCTCTTGTAAGCGAAGATTTTTTTGCACCACAGTTTTTTCTTTTTCTAGACGTATAACCTGCATCCTTTATCCTCCTACACTACAGCTTGTAACTGTTTAATCATTCGCTGAATCTCTTCGCCTTTTAAGCGATAGCTCGAAGCGTTAACAATAAATCGCGAGGTAATTTCTTGGATCTTCTCTAACTCAACTAATCCATTTTCTTTTAGCGTTTGACCAGTTGACACAATATCAACAATGCGATTTGCTAGACCCATTATAGGCGCGAGCTCAATCGATCCATTAAGTTTAATGACTTCCACTTGCTCCCCTTGTTCTTTAAAATATTGAATGGCTAAATTCGGATACTTAGAAGCTACTTTAGGATGCAATTCACCTTTTTGATAATTTGGTAAACTTGCCACTGCTAAATAGCAAGCACTAATGTTTAAATCAAGCATTTCATAAACATCACGCTTTTCTTCAAGCATGACATCCTTCCCGGCAACACCTACATCGGCAACGCCTTGTTCTACATAGGTAGGAACATCCATTGGCTTCGCTAGGACAAAGCGTAAGTTTTCTTCGGGTACATCTATAATTAATTTTCGCGATTCTTCAAAAGTCTCTGGAAGCTGATAGCCTGCAGCACGCAACAATTTTACAGCTTCATCAAAGATCCGACCTTTTGGCATCGCAATCGTTAACGGTCTCATGTGCCTACTCCTCTTCAAAATGAATATACGCCAGCTCTACTTGTTCGTTCACCCAATTTTCTGATAGACCAGCTTGATCTTGTACAATAACAGCTTTACCGCGTTGGCGTAATTCAGCGGCTTTTTTATACGCTTCTTTCCGTCTAGAATGATGATACAACACACACCACTTTTTGTCCGGCTCGTTTTCACTTGAGTACACTTCACTGAGTAAATCAATTCTTAAACCAAATCCCGTTGCCGGAGCCGTACGTCCAAACTTTTTCAATAGTTCATCGTACCGTCCCCCGCCCCCTAAGGCTTGGGCAACATCTTCATGATAGGCTTCAAATACAAAACCAGTATAATAGCTCATATGAAGAACCGTGCTTAAATCAAATTGAACAAACGATTCAAATCCTTCTTCTTGTAATACATCCAAAATGCCTCGCAGTTCGTGAATAGCCTTTTTTCCCTCTTCTGAAGCTACCAACTGTTCTGCTTCGTCCAACACATACGCATTACCTCGCAACTCAAGCAATTGAATTAAGCGATTTTCAATGTCCGAGGGAAGTTCATACGTATAAACCGCTTCGCGAAAACCAACATCATTTTTTTCAAATAAATAACGTTGAAGTTGTTCTGCTTGATCGGCAGGCACCGACTCGTTTAATAACGCTCGGATAAAACCGATGTGACCTAAAACAAGCTGATACCGCTCTAGGCCAATTGTTTGCATCGCTTCTTGAAAAAGAACAAAGACCTCACTGTCACCGCTTGTTGTAGCATCACCAATTAGTTCAACACCAACTTGTTCAAATTCCGCTGGTCTACCTCCCTCTAATTGTTGAGCCCTGTATAAATTGGAATGGTAAGATAAGCGCAGTGGGAACGATTCTCTTTTCATTGTCGAGGAAACAAGACGAGCAATTGGCGCAGTCATATCGGGACGTAATACAAGTGTGTTCCCTGACAAGTCAAAGCATTTAAACAACTGCTGATCTGGGATAGCCGATAGTTTTCCCACTGTTTCAAAATACTCTAATGCAGGAGTCTGAACTTTTTCATATCCCCATTCTCCAATTGTTTGCATTAACTGTGTAGAAATTTTATTTTGTAAATGGTGTTGATGAGGCAATCGATCTCTCATCCCCAAAGGTTTCTCAAATAAAAATAGCTGTGACAAGGAAAACACCTCAAATGCTTTAGTTTGGTAAATCGCTAATGAATTAAAGTTTTTTAATAGTTTACATTTGTTCGCTTAGAAAGTCAACTAGTTCAAGGTTAACAAAAAAGACTTGGATTGATTTCCAAGCCTTTAGTTCTGCTCATTCTGTCTTTTTATCACACGCATCGGACTCCCAGCGACAAATGTATCACTTTCCACATCCTTATGTACAACGGTGCCTGCACCAATTACGGCTCGATCGCCAATAATGACTCCAGGTAGAATGGTACAATTTGCTCCAATCATCACATCGTCACCAATGATGACGTCGCCTAAGCGATATTCTTGGATGAGGTATTCATGCGCAAGGATGGTCGTATTGTATCCAATGATGGTATTTGTGCCAACCTTAATACGCTCTGGAAACATGGCATCTACCATAACCATTAACGCAAAGGCTGTGTAGTCGCCAATCTTCATGTTTAAAAACGTACGATAAAGCCAGTTTTTCACGCGAAATGATGGTGTAATTCGTGCGGTTTGACTAATAATAAAAATTTTTATTACTTTCCCGAAAGATACGGTCTTATAAAGCTGCCAAAGCGAATTCGTTCCAGAAACCGGGTAGCGCTCCGTTCGTCTACTCATCTTTCTTTTACAATCGCAAGAAGATCATCCATGGATCGTATAATATAATCAGGTTCGAATGACTTCAAAAATGCCTCTCCTTTAAGTGCCCAGCCAACACCTACACTTACTGTTCCTGCATTTTTTCCTGCCAAAATGTCATGAGAATTATCCCCAACCATAATCGCTTCTTCCGCTTTAGCATTTAATTGTTCAAGCGCTTTATAGATAGGCTCAGGATTAGGCTTTTCTTTCGTTACATCATCTAGACCTATAATAACATCAAAATACGCATCCAAGCCTGTCAGCTTTAGGCCCATCATCGCAGTTTCTTTTATTTTCGTTGTTACAATGGCAAGCTTGTAGCCTTCATCATGTAATCGTTTAACGCCTTCTTTTACACCAGGGTAGATGGTCACAAGCGAGTCATGATGGTGATGATTATGTGTTCGATAGGTCTCTATATACGTCGCTGCTTTCTCTTTATTTATGGACGAAAACGTTTCTTGAAGAGAAGGACCAATAAATGGGAGGACTGTTTCTCTTGAATACTGACCTGGATAATCTGGCTCAAGTGTATGCAAAAATGATTGGATAATGAGCTCATTTGTATCAATAAGGGTTCCGTCTAAATCAAACAAAATGGTATTAATGGTCATATGCGGTTTCCTTTCTATACGATGATTCTTTTCTTTTTTCTAATCGGGTCCACACTCTTGAAATGACAATAGTTAATAACAAAGCCGTAATAACACGAATGACAAGAAGCGGCCAAACCGGAATACCTAGAACAACAAAAACAAGAGTATCCTCCACAACAGCATGACAAGCGACAAGGAAAATAAACACGATATAAAGATCTTTCTTCTTCACTTTGTCTTCTTTAACGGCATCAATCATGACCCCTGCTCCATAAGCAAGACCGATTGTTAAACCAGAAGCCAAGGTCACCGATGTATTTCGATCGACACCAATTAAGCGCGTTAGAGGAGAAAGCCATTGAGAGATTACTTTTAACCAGCCACGTTCACGCATAATTTGCACGATCAGCATAAGTGGAATGACAACTAACGCTAATTGTGCAACACCCCAAAAAGCAGTCTGTAACCCTACAGCAATCATACCTAGTAGTGTTGTTGGTTCAGCTGTTTGTGTAGCAGAAGCAAGACCGTAAACAGCCTGTTCACTTCCACCATCCCACACTAGATTAATTACAAATGCTGAAAATAGGGCGAGAAAGATTCGAACAGCTACAATCGGAAACACTTTTATTCCAACCTTTGTAGCGACTGCTGATTCCACAATGAGATTGTGCGAAAAAGATAACATAATAGCGAGAATGAATACTTCTTTGATCGTCAAGTCAAGGGAGAGAATGGCGCCAATTCCCGCAAATAAATTCAACACATTTCCGATAACTAACGGAATAGCAGCTTCGCCTGGTAAGCCAATTACATTCATAATAGGCGCAATGCCTGAAGCGATCCAACCGAGCACCGGCGTGTAGCCGAGCAGCGTGACAAACAATGTAATGGGAAAAATAATTTTGCCTAACGTCCATGTTGTCTGTAAACCTGATAACAGTCCTCGTTTCACCACTCCCATGGTATCCCTTCTTTCTATTTTTTCTTTTTCTGTTTACTATCGCTATCTGTATCTAAATATCTTGGTGGCTTTACGACGATGCGTCGATACGCCCAAAGAATAATGGATAAACCAATGAGAATAAGTGATAATAACTGTGCTGTTCTAAGGGTCTCTCCAATCAGTAAATAATCTAAACGGATCCCCTCAATGAAGAACCGTCCGACTGAATACCAGATGACGTAAGAGAAGAAAAGTTCCCCTTGGCGTAAATTCACTTTGCGTAGCAAAATAAGGATGACGACACCAAGAATACTCCATAAAGATTCGTATAAAAATGTCGGGTGATAGTAAGCCCCATTAATATACATTTGATTAATGATCCAATCAGGTAAAAACAAACTTTCTAAAAACGTCCGTGATACTTCGCCGCCGTACACTTCTTGGTTAACAAAATTCCCCCAGCGACCGATCGCTTGACCAATTAAAATAGCTGGTGCTGCAACATCAGCTATTTTCCAGAACGATAGCTTCTTCACACGCGCAAAAATAATAGCTGTAACAACTGCACCGATTAAGGCACCATGAATGGCAATTCCACCTTCACGAATGTTAAACACACTCATCGGACTATCTGCGAACTGGTCCCACCTGAAAATGACATAATAGGCTCTTGCGCAAATAATGGAAATTGGTAACGCCCACACAAGTAAGTCTGCATAAGTTTCTTTTGGTAACCCTCGTTTTTCCCCTTCAGAGCGAGCCCATAAATAACCGACTCCAACACCTAAAAGAATCAAAACAGCATACCAATAAATATCAATTGGACCAAGAGAAATAAACACTCGATCCATCGGTTCGATTTGTGTATTCACTTTAGTTCACCTCACAAACGTTCATTTTAAAAATCTTCATTGTCACCCTGTTCAATTACTTGCGTTAACCGTTCAGAAAATTCTTGGGCCGCATTAAAGCCTAAACGCTTTAAACGAAAATTCATAGCAGCGACTTCAATAATAACAGCTAAATTTCGCCCTGGTCTCACAGGCACCGTTAATTTCGTAATCTCTGTATCGAAAATTTTCATTTTATCTTCTTCGAGACCTA from Shouchella hunanensis includes these protein-coding regions:
- the hisA gene encoding 1-(5-phosphoribosyl)-5-[(5-phosphoribosylamino)methylideneamino]imidazole-4-carboxamide isomerase, which gives rise to MGMTIYPAIDILNGQCVRLEQGDYEKNTVYSHSPLQTAQSFQDAGAKWVHIVDLDGAKEKKPVNNPLIAEMASQLTIPVQVGGGIRTEEDIDYYLNLGVKRVILGSVAVNNLAFTKEMVKKYGESIVIGLDARDGLVATEGWIETSNVQAEELARILLDSGVKTIIYTDISKDGMLEGPNIAACEKLANIAGKSAQIIASGGVSQLQDIEALCQTTVSGVIVGKALYANRFTLEEAVKVGEETNAN
- the hisH gene encoding imidazole glycerol phosphate synthase subunit HisH, with translation MIGIIDYGMGNLHSVSKALERLQFPYLISGNPDELMECDAFILPGVGAFPDAMKNLDTTGLRTFLDQHVYQQKPLLGICLGMQLLFEKSTEYGETAGLAYLNGNVIHFSEKQHHAHSSLKIPHMGWNRLAFLNEKTSTGGIEEGYVYFVHSYVVEAPDELMAAKADYGCDVPAIVEKDLVFGMQFHPEKSGQVGTALLKRFGELAEKGVD
- the hisB gene encoding imidazoleglycerol-phosphate dehydratase HisB, which gives rise to MSREASIQRKTGETDIQLTVQLDGEGQIELNTGVPFLEHMLHLFAKHGQFDLNVQAEGDIEVDAHHTTEDIAICLGEAFKDALGSKEGIRRYGSATVPMDDALAQVVVDLSNRPHLEYRVDLPSETVGTFDTELVREFFWKLALEARMNVHIIVHYGHNTHHIIEAIFKACARALREAASIDPNQRGLLSTKGML
- the hisD gene encoding histidinol dehydrogenase produces the protein MQVIRLEKEKTVVQKNLRLQENERVVQSVADIIEQVKVGGDKALVELTKQFDGATVSSFLVTKEEIETAYRTIRNEELDAIKQAIKNVTTYHEEQINTSWMQTKDDGTLLGQKVTPLDAVGLYVPGGKAAYPSSVIMNAVPALVAGVEQIAVASPPDQFGHLPAGVLVAANELGIQSIYKVGGAQAIAAFAYGTESIAKVDKITGPGNQYVALAKRAVFGEVDIDMIAGPSEICVLADEGANPSYIAADLLSQAEHDEMASAILVTTSHSLAEAVKEEVANQLNVLPNSEIARQAISDYGQIYICSSVEQTIGVVNDLACEHVEIMTDAPMEMLGKIKHAGAIFIGPYSAEVVGDYMAGPSHVLPTNGTARFSSPLSVDDFIKKTSVISYSKAAFEGDAQAIMTLARMEGLEAHARAIEVRLKGETK
- the hisG gene encoding ATP phosphoribosyltransferase encodes the protein MRPLTIAMPKGRIFDEAVKLLRAAGYQLPETFEESRKLIIDVPEENLRFVLAKPMDVPTYVEQGVADVGVAGKDVMLEEKRDVYEMLDLNISACYLAVASLPNYQKGELHPKVASKYPNLAIQYFKEQGEQVEVIKLNGSIELAPIMGLANRIVDIVSTGQTLKENGLVELEKIQEITSRFIVNASSYRLKGEEIQRMIKQLQAVV
- a CDS encoding ATP phosphoribosyltransferase regulatory subunit; amino-acid sequence: MSQLFLFEKPLGMRDRLPHQHHLQNKISTQLMQTIGEWGYEKVQTPALEYFETVGKLSAIPDQQLFKCFDLSGNTLVLRPDMTAPIARLVSSTMKRESFPLRLSYHSNLYRAQQLEGGRPAEFEQVGVELIGDATTSGDSEVFVLFQEAMQTIGLERYQLVLGHIGFIRALLNESVPADQAEQLQRYLFEKNDVGFREAVYTYELPSDIENRLIQLLELRGNAYVLDEAEQLVASEEGKKAIHELRGILDVLQEEGFESFVQFDLSTVLHMSYYTGFVFEAYHEDVAQALGGGGRYDELLKKFGRTAPATGFGLRIDLLSEVYSSENEPDKKWCVLYHHSRRKEAYKKAAELRQRGKAVIVQDQAGLSENWVNEQVELAYIHFEEE
- a CDS encoding acyltransferase, encoding MSRRTERYPVSGTNSLWQLYKTVSFGKVIKIFIISQTARITPSFRVKNWLYRTFLNMKIGDYTAFALMVMVDAMFPERIKVGTNTIIGYNTTILAHEYLIQEYRLGDVIIGDDVMIGANCTILPGVIIGDRAVIGAGTVVHKDVESDTFVAGSPMRVIKRQNEQN
- the ppaX gene encoding pyrophosphatase PpaX, whose translation is MTINTILFDLDGTLIDTNELIIQSFLHTLEPDYPGQYSRETVLPFIGPSLQETFSSINKEKAATYIETYRTHNHHHHDSLVTIYPGVKEGVKRLHDEGYKLAIVTTKIKETAMMGLKLTGLDAYFDVIIGLDDVTKEKPNPEPIYKALEQLNAKAEEAIMVGDNSHDILAGKNAGTVSVGVGWALKGEAFLKSFEPDYIIRSMDDLLAIVKER
- a CDS encoding nucleoside recognition domain-containing protein, coding for MGVVKRGLLSGLQTTWTLGKIIFPITLFVTLLGYTPVLGWIASGIAPIMNVIGLPGEAAIPLVIGNVLNLFAGIGAILSLDLTIKEVFILAIMLSFSHNLIVESAVATKVGIKVFPIVAVRIFLALFSAFVINLVWDGGSEQAVYGLASATQTAEPTTLLGMIAVGLQTAFWGVAQLALVVIPLMLIVQIMRERGWLKVISQWLSPLTRLIGVDRNTSVTLASGLTIGLAYGAGVMIDAVKEDKVKKKDLYIVFIFLVACHAVVEDTLVFVVLGIPVWPLLVIRVITALLLTIVISRVWTRLEKRKESSYRKETAYDH
- the lgt gene encoding prolipoprotein diacylglyceryl transferase; the encoded protein is MNTQIEPMDRVFISLGPIDIYWYAVLILLGVGVGYLWARSEGEKRGLPKETYADLLVWALPISIICARAYYVIFRWDQFADSPMSVFNIREGGIAIHGALIGAVVTAIIFARVKKLSFWKIADVAAPAILIGQAIGRWGNFVNQEVYGGEVSRTFLESLFLPDWIINQMYINGAYYHPTFLYESLWSILGVVILILLRKVNLRQGELFFSYVIWYSVGRFFIEGIRLDYLLIGETLRTAQLLSLILIGLSIILWAYRRIVVKPPRYLDTDSDSKQKKKK